A DNA window from Brenneria izadpanahii contains the following coding sequences:
- a CDS encoding methyl-accepting chemotaxis protein has protein sequence MSFLKNISIRIMVLIIVAMLLAIWGLASGYSLYSLHQATDLLSKNETQRKTYSYLVYGSDQYFRAVTRMERTMDYLQHDDGDNAKKTLDMAQIAIRNTKESLENFKSSEHIGVEQATLDEITHNWSTLISAAIDPMNAALQQNNQDEFYRIFRGIYPPISLAFGDNVKAYTDQITASEFIPLVNEYNIHNRNVLVAAMIIGIMVLIFTEYYLRNYLVIPIGVLKSHLAQLTAGRLAGDLAEFGRNCAGRLIPDIKRLQKSLRDTVTVIRQSATAIDNGTANIKNGNDDLSSRTEQQAAALQETAASMEQISATVKQTAENVYQARELAREAFGAATKGGEISNSVMNTMDDISASSRKVADITTVINGIAFQTNILALNAAVEAARAGEQGRGFAVVAGEVRTLAQRSAQAAKEIEALIAESVSRVSTGADQVRQSGEAMAAIITAINHVNELISEIAAATDEQTHGISQISQAIHEIDGVTQQNAALVLQSAEAAAKLDQQTSELSAAVDVFQLEDNDNRQTEHWQKTVAPQPTGMGGKAPLLPVSAQRNDDWQRF, from the coding sequence ATGAGCTTTCTAAAGAATATTAGCATAAGAATTATGGTGCTAATTATAGTGGCTATGCTGCTGGCAATCTGGGGATTAGCATCAGGTTATAGTCTTTACTCGCTTCATCAGGCGACTGATTTACTTAGTAAAAATGAAACGCAGCGAAAAACGTACTCCTATCTGGTCTATGGCAGCGATCAGTATTTCAGAGCCGTTACCCGTATGGAGCGAACAATGGATTATTTGCAGCATGACGATGGGGACAATGCGAAGAAAACGCTGGATATGGCGCAGATTGCCATAAGAAATACCAAGGAATCGTTGGAGAACTTCAAATCGTCGGAGCATATTGGGGTGGAACAGGCGACGCTTGATGAAATTACCCATAATTGGTCAACGTTAATTTCAGCGGCGATTGATCCTATGAATGCCGCGTTGCAACAAAATAATCAAGATGAGTTTTATCGGATATTCCGTGGCATTTATCCGCCGATTAGTTTGGCCTTTGGCGATAATGTTAAGGCATACACCGATCAAATTACCGCGTCGGAATTTATTCCCTTGGTAAACGAATACAATATCCATAATCGAAACGTCCTGGTCGCGGCCATGATAATCGGCATTATGGTGTTGATATTTACCGAGTATTATCTGAGAAATTATCTGGTTATTCCTATTGGGGTTCTCAAGTCGCATCTGGCCCAGCTAACGGCAGGCCGGCTGGCGGGCGATCTGGCCGAGTTCGGCCGAAACTGCGCGGGCCGCTTGATCCCGGATATCAAACGGTTGCAGAAAAGCCTGCGTGATACCGTCACGGTTATTCGTCAAAGCGCGACGGCGATCGATAACGGCACCGCCAATATCAAGAATGGCAACGACGATCTTTCCAGCCGGACGGAACAGCAGGCGGCCGCGCTACAGGAAACGGCCGCCAGTATGGAGCAGATCAGCGCCACGGTGAAACAAACCGCAGAGAATGTTTATCAGGCGCGAGAACTGGCGCGGGAAGCCTTTGGCGCGGCGACAAAAGGCGGTGAAATCAGCAACAGCGTCATGAACACGATGGATGATATCAGCGCCAGCTCGCGTAAGGTGGCCGACATCACCACGGTGATTAACGGCATCGCCTTCCAGACCAATATCCTGGCGCTCAATGCGGCGGTTGAGGCCGCCAGAGCCGGAGAACAGGGCCGGGGATTCGCGGTGGTGGCTGGTGAAGTCCGTACCCTGGCGCAGCGCAGCGCGCAGGCGGCGAAAGAGATTGAGGCGCTGATCGCCGAGTCGGTATCCCGTGTCTCGACCGGCGCCGATCAGGTTCGCCAGTCCGGCGAGGCGATGGCAGCCATTATTACCGCAATTAATCATGTTAACGAGCTGATCAGCGAAATCGCCGCCGCTACCGATGAGCAAACTCACGGCATCAGTCAAATTAGCCAGGCGATCCATGAAATAGACGGCGTGACGCAACAGAATGCGGCGCTGGTATTACAATCGGCGGAAGCCGCGGCCAAACTGGATCAACAAACCAGCGAATTGTCGGCGGCGGTGGATGTTTTCCAGCTTGAGGATAATGATAACCGGCAGACGGAACACTGGCAGAAAACCGTTGCGCCGCAGCCGACGGGGATGGGAGGGAAAGCGCCGCTGCTGCCGGTCAGCGCTCAGCGGAATGATGATTGGCAGCGTTTTTAA
- the nuoB gene encoding NADH-quinone oxidoreductase subunit B family protein — protein sequence MSTQSTGAAQHYRSTPIVLDEQAQKLKKTLLKDIQRSAYVYRVDCGGCNGCEIEIFAAITPLFDAERFGIKVVASPRHADILLFTGAVTRAMRTPALRAYASAPDPKICISYGACGCGGGIFHDLYCVWGGSDTIVPIDVYIPGCPPTPAATIYGFAVALGLLEQKLHGSDHQQADDEKAALIHPGVPLDLRVLLEREARRMAGYRQGREICDAFLARMEQQSLDGLDQRIGDWLQQHNDPRLNEIVGRLQQIYLSLLKGENGR from the coding sequence ATGAGCACTCAGTCTACTGGCGCCGCGCAGCACTACCGGAGTACGCCGATCGTATTGGATGAACAGGCGCAGAAACTCAAGAAAACCCTGCTGAAAGATATCCAACGTTCGGCCTACGTTTACCGCGTCGACTGCGGCGGCTGCAACGGTTGCGAAATAGAAATTTTCGCCGCCATCACCCCACTGTTCGACGCCGAACGCTTTGGCATCAAAGTGGTGGCGTCGCCCCGTCATGCCGACATTCTGCTGTTCACCGGCGCGGTGACGCGCGCCATGCGAACGCCGGCGCTGCGCGCCTATGCGTCGGCCCCCGATCCGAAAATCTGCATCTCTTACGGCGCTTGCGGCTGCGGCGGCGGAATTTTCCACGATCTGTACTGCGTCTGGGGCGGCAGCGATACCATTGTGCCGATAGACGTCTATATTCCCGGCTGCCCGCCGACGCCCGCCGCCACCATCTATGGTTTTGCCGTCGCGCTCGGTCTGCTGGAGCAGAAACTGCACGGTAGCGATCATCAGCAGGCCGATGATGAAAAAGCGGCCTTGATTCATCCCGGCGTACCGTTGGATTTGCGCGTGCTGCTGGAACGGGAGGCGCGACGGATGGCGGGGTATCGCCAGGGGCGGGAAATCTGCGACGCCTTTTTAGCCCGGATGGAACAGCAATCCCTGGATGGCCTGGATCAGCGTATCGGCGACTGGCTGCAACAGCATAACGATCCGCGGCTGAATGAGATTGTCGGCCGGCTACAACAAATTTACCTGTCACTGCTGAAGGGGGAAAACGGCCGATGA
- the hyfH gene encoding hydrogenase 4 subunit H produces MLKLFKTILKAGNSTVKYPFKPLEVSAGFRGKPQYDAKQCIACAACTAACPANALTMETDVVNGTRTWQLFLGRCIFCGRCEEVCPTRAIVLSQEFEMAVANKADLYQRATFNLLNCHVCHRPFAPQKEVEYAMALMAQSGLSEEAVAARRHHFETCPECKRKQNMDNKDNVMLSRYVFPPAGTASATVKGSKS; encoded by the coding sequence ATGTTGAAACTGTTTAAAACCATCCTCAAGGCAGGCAACAGTACGGTGAAATACCCGTTTAAACCGTTGGAGGTATCGGCGGGATTTCGCGGCAAACCACAATACGACGCCAAACAATGCATCGCCTGTGCCGCCTGCACCGCGGCCTGTCCGGCCAATGCGCTGACGATGGAAACCGATGTCGTCAACGGCACCCGCACCTGGCAGCTTTTTCTCGGCCGCTGCATCTTCTGCGGACGTTGCGAAGAGGTCTGCCCGACCCGCGCCATCGTGCTATCGCAGGAGTTCGAAATGGCCGTCGCCAATAAGGCCGACCTTTATCAACGGGCCACGTTTAACCTGCTGAACTGCCACGTCTGCCACCGCCCTTTCGCGCCGCAAAAAGAGGTGGAATACGCCATGGCGCTGATGGCGCAGTCCGGTTTGTCCGAAGAGGCGGTGGCGGCGCGGCGGCACCATTTTGAAACCTGCCCGGAGTGTAAACGTAAACAGAACATGGACAACAAAGACAATGTGATGCTGAGCCGGTATGTTTTTCCTCCGGCCGGCACCGCGTCAGCGACGGTCAAGGGGAGCAAATCATGA
- the hycI gene encoding hydrogenase maturation peptidase HycI, protein MTELIERADNMVLTVGNSMMGDDGAGPLLAERMRQNPVAGWSVIDGGVIPENAAHRLRALGPKRLLVVDATDMGLPPGEIRIIDPQRIAQDLLMNTHNLPLNFLIEQLQEDIAEVIFVGIQPALVAFYCPLSREVEQAVEQIRQRLPGWQGNGGFQAL, encoded by the coding sequence ATGACTGAACTAATCGAACGCGCGGACAATATGGTGCTGACCGTGGGTAACAGTATGATGGGGGATGATGGCGCCGGGCCGTTGCTGGCCGAACGCATGCGGCAAAACCCGGTGGCCGGCTGGTCGGTAATTGACGGCGGCGTCATCCCTGAGAATGCGGCCCATCGGCTGCGCGCCTTAGGGCCTAAACGGCTGCTGGTGGTGGATGCGACCGACATGGGACTGCCGCCCGGCGAAATACGCATTATCGATCCGCAGCGGATCGCGCAGGATTTACTGATGAACACCCACAACCTGCCGTTGAATTTTTTGATCGAACAGTTGCAGGAAGATATTGCGGAAGTGATTTTCGTCGGTATCCAGCCGGCGCTTGTCGCATTCTACTGTCCGCTCAGTCGGGAAGTCGAACAAGCGGTGGAGCAGATCCGCCAGCGATTGCCCGGCTGGCAGGGAAATGGGGGTTTTCAGGCGCTGTAG
- a CDS encoding formate hydrogenlyase maturation HycH family protein, with the protein MNSQVIFYALNQKFLDSKDKVPEQAQQVMYYSLSIGHHVGVIDCLKRILTCPLADYRHWIGQLPDGEAQRKMAGLMKFGEIVIDSSHTKLLGQAFSDLSAGQDAYPDWTDTLLAYLQAIEQETALYLMVKRIDD; encoded by the coding sequence ATGAACAGTCAGGTGATTTTCTACGCCCTGAACCAAAAGTTTCTCGACAGCAAAGACAAGGTGCCGGAACAGGCGCAACAGGTGATGTATTACTCGCTGTCGATTGGTCATCACGTCGGGGTTATTGACTGTCTGAAGCGGATACTGACCTGCCCGCTGGCGGACTATCGGCATTGGATCGGACAACTTCCCGACGGAGAAGCGCAGCGAAAAATGGCCGGCCTGATGAAATTCGGCGAGATCGTCATTGATAGCAGCCATACCAAACTGCTGGGACAGGCTTTCAGCGATTTATCCGCCGGGCAGGACGCCTATCCCGATTGGACGGACACCCTGCTCGCCTATCTGCAAGCGATTGAACAGGAAACGGCGCTTTATTTAATGGTGAAACGGATTGATGACTGA
- a CDS encoding 4Fe-4S dicluster domain-containing protein yields the protein MNRFVIADSRKCIGCRTCEIACVLAHSDGKTSSLSPEHFSPRLKVVKGLNISTTVQCRQCEDAPCSTVCPNGAIIHADDCIKVQQEKCIGCKTCVVACPYGAMSVIVKPIARIGQYQALGQRIKAEAHKCDLCEGRAAGPACVEVCPMKALRLIGRDDIQAMIQQKQRRAALDEAAGMQF from the coding sequence ATGAACCGGTTCGTTATTGCAGACTCAAGGAAGTGTATTGGTTGCCGCACTTGTGAAATAGCCTGTGTTCTGGCCCACAGCGACGGCAAAACGTCCTCATTATCGCCAGAACATTTTTCGCCGCGTCTCAAAGTGGTGAAAGGGCTGAATATCAGCACCACCGTTCAATGCCGCCAGTGTGAAGATGCGCCCTGCTCCACGGTGTGTCCGAATGGCGCCATCATCCACGCGGATGACTGTATCAAGGTGCAACAGGAAAAATGCATCGGCTGTAAGACATGCGTTGTCGCCTGCCCTTACGGCGCGATGTCCGTGATCGTCAAGCCCATTGCCCGCATCGGCCAGTATCAGGCGCTGGGCCAGCGTATAAAAGCCGAGGCGCATAAATGCGATCTGTGCGAAGGGCGGGCGGCGGGCCCGGCCTGCGTTGAAGTTTGCCCGATGAAGGCATTACGACTGATCGGCCGTGATGATATTCAGGCCATGATCCAGCAAAAACAACGGCGAGCGGCGCTTGATGAAGCCGCAGGAATGCAGTTCTGA